A DNA window from Calliphora vicina chromosome 1, idCalVici1.1, whole genome shotgun sequence contains the following coding sequences:
- the LOC135953115 gene encoding uncharacterized protein LOC135953115, with protein sequence MRKRSYRAILNKAQRCACLGITGALGSTPQAALDIILNLLPIEIYVESVAARNLLRLSESSLVKSLLIGHTMILYEAGLVSQGITPSGISDYKVATFSFGASPPVEFPTRDKWAGSDQLFDGCAVFTDGSKMDSGMRAGVYLVDQDIKRSYRLSNECSVFQAEIFAIWKATELIGTHINRGSAVTIYVDSQAALKALECHLVHSNLVEDCRRALEELLVHYSVRLCWVPGHCDIQGNEVADELARHGSDLDHDTRERAVRPPICHYYRVIYERFRDCTNRSWCSRTDCKVSRALWPRLNANATGTLLELDRYNLRILVGVITGHCSIGAFKGKWDIDTQDFCRVCGDAEEIETVEHIMCNCPMLQGHRLKWLGNRFLDELGSVAGCKLSNILGFIKGIGWLFKGRSTAGPNP encoded by the coding sequence ATGAGGAAACGTAGCTACAGGGCTATACTCAACAAGGCTCAAAGATGTGCATGTCTGGGTATCACAGGTGCCTTAGGCAGCACCCCGCAGGCGGCGTTGGATATAATCCTGAACCTACTACCCATTGAGATATATGTTGAAAGTGTGGCAGCAAGGAACTTACTCAGACTATCTGAGTCTTCCTTGGTGAAATCCTTGCTGATAGGACACACTATGATACTGTATGAAGCAGGTCTTGTTAGTCAGGGCATTACTCCATCTGGAATCTCTGACTATAAGGTCGCAACCTTCAGCTTTGGTGCTTCACCCCCAGTAGAATTCCCCACTAGGGACAAGTGGGCTGGATCCGATCAACTGTTTGATGGGTGCGCAGTTTTCACAGACGGTTCCAAAATGGATTCTGGTATGAGGGCCGGGGTTTATTTGGTCGACCAAGACATCAAGCGCTCATATAGACTCTCTAACGAGTGTagcgtcttccaggcagagatcttcgcgatctggaaagccacagaGTTGATAGGGACACACATCAATAGGGGGTCTGCAGTGACAATATATGTagacagtcaggcggcactgAAGGCCTTGGAATGTCATTTAGTACACTCCAACCTAGTAGAGGACTGTAGGAGAGCTCTGGAGGAGCTATTGGTACACTACTCAGTGAGATTGTGTTGGGTGCCAGGGCACTGTGATATACAGGGTAACGAGGTAGCAGATGAACTTGCTAGACATGGTTCTGATTTGGACCATGACACTAGGGAACGGGCTGTTAGACCACCCATTTGTCACTACTACAGGGTAATCTACGAAAGATTCCGGGACTGCACGAATCGATCCTGGTGCAGTAGAACAGATTGCAAAGTGTCCAGGGCCTTATGGCCAAGACTGAATGCGAACGCGACTGGGACACTGTTAGAGTTGGATAGGTACAATCTCAggattctagtaggagtgataaccggtcatTGCTCAATTGGAGCCTTTAAGGGAAAATGGGATATTGACACACAGGACTTCTGTAGAGTATGTGGGGATGCAGAGGAGATAGAGACAGTAGAGCACATTATGTGCAACTGCCCTATGCTACAGGGTCACAGACTTAAATGGCTAGGAAATAGATTTCTGGACGAACTTGGTAGTGTTGCTGGCTGCAAACTAAGCAACATACTAGGTTTCATTAAGGGAATAGGGTGGCTATTTAAGGGACGTTCTACGGCAGGTCCAAATCCGTAA
- the Rpt1 gene encoding 26S proteasome regulatory subunit 7, producing MPDYLGDDQRKVKHEEKEEKEIKSLDEGDIELLKTYGQSQYHKSIKIIEEDIQKAVKQVNELTGIKESDTGLAPPALWDLAADKQILQNEQPLQVARCTKIINADSDDPKYIINVKQFAKFVVDLADSVAPTDIEEGMRVGVDRNKYQIHIPLPPKIDPTVTMMQVEEKPDVTYSDVGGCKEQIEKLREVVETPLLHPEKFVNLGIEPPKGVLLFGPPGTGKTLCARAVANRTDACFIRVIGSELVQKYVGEGARMVRELFEMARSKKACLIFFDEIDAIGGARFDDGAGGDNEVQRTMLELINQLDGFDPRGNIKVLMATNRPDTLDPALMRPGRLDRKVEFGLPDLEGRSHIFKIHARSMSVERDIRFELLARLCPNSTGAEIRSVCTEAGMFAIRARRKVATEKDFLEAVNKVIKSYAKFSATPRYMTYN from the coding sequence ATGCCCGACTATTTAGGAGACGATCAACGTAAAGTTAAACACGAAGAAAAGGAGGAAAAAGAAATCAAATCATTGGATGAGGGCGATATTGAACTGTTGAAAACCTATGGCCAGAGTCAGTACCACAAATCCATTAAGATCATCGAGGAAGATATACAAAAGGCCGTAAAGCAGGTCAATGAGTTGACAGGCATTAAGGAAAGTGATACAGGTCTAGCGCCACCCGCTTTATGGGATTTGGCAGCCGATAagcaaatattgcaaaatgaACAACCTCTTCAGGTGGCAAGATGCACTAAAATCATTAATGCCGACTCAGATGATCCCAAGTACATAATAAATGTTAAACAGTTTGCCAAATTTGTTGTAGACTTGGCCGATTCTGTGGCACCTACAGATATTGAGGAGGGTATGCGTGTGGGAGTAGATCGTAATAAGTATCAGATTCATATTCCGTTGCCACCAAAAATCGATCCCACGGTAACTATGATGCAGGTTGAAGAAAAACCAGATGTCACCTATAGCGACGTGGGTGGCTGCAAggaacaaattgaaaaattgcGTGAAGTAGTGGAAACACCATTGTTGCATCCCGAAAAGTTTGTCAACTTGGGTATTGAACCACCCAAGGGAGTTTTGCTCTTTGGTCCCCCTGGTACCGGTAAAACTTTGTGTGCTCGTGCCGTAGCCAATCGCACGGATGCATGTTTCATTCGTGTCATTGGTTCGGAATTGGTACAAAAATATGTAGGCGAAGGTGCTCGCATGGTGAGAGAACTTTTCGAAATGGCACGTTCCAAGAAGGCATGTCTGATATTCTTCGACGAAATCGATGCCATTGGTGGTGCCCGTTTCGATGATGGCGCTGGAGGCGACAATGAAGTCCAACGTACCATGTTGGAACTTATTAACCAATTGGACGGTTTCGATCCCAGAGGCAACATTAAAGTGCTTATGGCCACCAACAGACCCGATACTTTAGATCCTGCCCTTATGCGTCCCGGCCGTTTAGATCGTAAAGTAGAATTCGGTTTACCAGATTTGGAGGGGCGTTCTCATATCTTTAAGATTCATGCTCGATCAATGTCCGTTGAACGTGATATTCGTTTTGAGCTTTTGGCACGTTTGTGTCCCAACTCTACAGGTGCTGAAATTCGTTCCGTCTGCACTGAGGCTGGTATGTTTGCAATTCGCGCTCGTCGCAAGGTAGCCACAGAAAAAGATTTCTTGGAAGCCGTCAATAAGGTCATTAAGAGTTATGCCAAGTTCAGTGCTACTCCTCGCTACATGACctacaattaa
- the LOC135963936 gene encoding glutamine--fructose-6-phosphate aminotransferase [isomerizing] 2-like yields MCGIFAYLNYLTPKTRHEVLDLLVNGLKRLEYRGYDSTGVAIDAIGDHNDIMMVKRSGKVKVLEDAINELCAAEDYSAPLNTHVGIAHTRWATHGVPSEVNSHPQRSDMDNSFVVVHNGIITNYKDVKTLLEKRGYIFESETDTEVIAKLVHHLWQQHPSYTFRELVEQTIQQLEGAFAIAFKSRHFPGECVASRRGSPLLVGIKTKTRLATDHIPILYAKDHRPMGHGGLQPVLPLVSRTESHSEFMPLEDTEVEYFFASDASAIIEHTNRVIYLEDDDVAAVKDGALSIHRLKRCLDDPHAREITTLKTEIQQIMKGNYDYFMLKEIYEQPESVVNTMRGRVRFDNHTIVLGGIKEYIPEIKRCRRLMLIGCGTSYHSAVATRQLLEELTELPVMVELASDFLDRHTPIFRDDVCFFISQSGETADTLMALRYCKQRGALIVGITNTVGSSICRESHCGVHINAGPEIGVASTKAYTSQFISLVMFGLVMSEDRLSLQQRRQEIITGLSNLAEQTRDVLKLDSKIQELAKDLYQHKSLLIMGRGYNFATCLEGALKVKELTYMHSEGILAGELKHGPLALVDDEMPVLMIVLRDPVYVKCMNALQQVTSRKGRPIIICEEGDEETKSFSSRSLEIPRTVDCLQGILTVIPMQLLSYHIAVLRGCDVDCPRNLAKSVTVE; encoded by the coding sequence atgtgtggtATATTTGCTTATCTTAATTACTTGACACCAAAAACACGTCATGAAGTGTTAGATTTGTTGGTCAATGGTTTAAAGCGTTTGGAGTACAGAGGTTACGATTCGACTGGTGTGGCCATAGATGCCATTGGTGATCACAATGACATTATGATGGTCAAGAGAAGTGGCAAAGTAAAGGTTTTAGAAGATGCAATCAATGAACTGTGTGCCGCCGAAGATTATTCAGCGCCCTTGAATACGCATGTTGGTATTGCGCACACCAGATGGGCCACCCATGGTGTGCCTTCCGAAGTCAATTCACATCCTCAACGTTCTGATATGGACAATAGTTTTGTGGTGGTCCACAATGGCATTATAACTAATTACAAGGATGTAAAAACTTTGCTGGAGAAGAGGGGTTACATATTTGAGTCTGAAACCGATACTGAAGTCATAGCCAAATTGGTTCATCATTTGTGGCAACAACATCCTTCGTACACGTTCCGTGAACTGGTAGAACAGACCATACAACAGCTGGAGGGTGCCTTTGCTATAGCCTTTAAGTCACGACACTTTCCTGGTGAATGTGTTGCTTCTCGTCGTGGCTCCCCTTTGTTGGTGGGCATAAAAACCAAAACCCGTTTGGCCACCGATCACATTCCCATACTGTATGCCAAAGACCATCGTCCCATGGGTCATGGTGGACTGCAACCTGTATTGCCTTTAGTGTCACGCACGGAGAGTCATTCGGAATTTATGCCTTTAGAAGATACAGAAGTGGAATATTTCTTTGCCTCTGATGCCTCAGCCATAATTGAGCATACAAATCGTGTTATTTACTTGGAAGATGATGATGTGGCTGCCGTTAAGGATGGCGCATTAAGTATACATCGTTTAAAACGTTGTTTAGATGATCCACATGCTCGTGAAATTACCACCCTAAAGACGGAAATACAGCAGATAATGAAGGGCAACTATGACTACTTTATGTtgaaagaaatttatgaacaaccCGAGTCAGTGGTGAATACCATGAGGGGTAGAGTACGTTTCGACAATCACACAATAGTCTTGGGTGGAATTAAGGAGTATATACCGGAAATTAAAAGATGTAGACGTTTGATGCTGATTGGTTGTGGCACCTCATATCATAGTGCAGTGGCTACTAGACAGCTTTTAGAAGAATTGACCGAACTTCCCGTAATGGTGGAATTGGCATCTGATTTCTTGGATCGTCACACACCCATATTTCGCGATGATGTATGTTTCTTTATTTCTCAGTCCGGCGAAACAGCAGATACTCTAATGGCTTTGAGGTATTGTAAGCAGCGTGGTGCCTTAATTGTAGGCATAACTAATACAGTTGGTAGTAGTATATGTCGGGAATCTCATTGTGGCGTTCATATTAATGCAGGTCCAGAAATTGGTGTAGCTTCCACTAAGGCGTATACCTCACAATTCATATCCCTAGTGATGTTTGGATTGGTAATGTCGGAAGATCGCCTGTCACTACAACAAAGAAGACAAGAAATAATAACAGGTCTCTCAAATTTAGCTGAACAAACTCGAGATGTTCTGAAGCTTGACTCTAAGATTCAAGAATTGGCCAAAGACTTGTACCAGCATAAATCTCTTCTAATAATGGGACGTGGCTACAATTTTGCCACCTGTCTGGAAGGTGCCTTAAAAGTTAAAGAACTTACGTATATGCATAGTGAAGGTATATTGGCTGGTGAACTAAAACATGGTCCCTTGGCTTTGGTGGACGATGAGATGCCAGTATTGATGATTGTCTTACGTGATCCGGTTTATGTGAAGTGTATGAATGCCTTGCAACAGGTGACCTCTCGCAAAGGCCGCCCTATTATCATCTGCGAGGAAGGTGATGAAGAGACTAAATCGTTTTCTTCACGCAGTTTAGAAATACCACGAACCGTTGATTGTCTTCAAGGTATTTTGACAGTCATACCTATGCAATTGTTGTCATATCACATTGCAGTCTTAAGAGGATGCGATGTTGATTGTCCGCGTAATCTTGCCAAATCTGTAACAGTAGAATAG